AGAAACTAAGGAGAAAACAAAAGAACTAGTAGCCGATGTCATACGACTAGAAGAAAAAGTCGAGACACTACAAAGCCTTTACAACAGTAGTAGAAATGCTCGGCGTATCTTAAAGGACTACAAAGCCAAAGCTTTCCTCGAAAAGAGTGGTAGAGCTCTTTCTAGGAGAAGTGAAAGCTATCGCGACAAGCACCACCAAATTCCGGCCGCCCATCTTGCGAAGTACAGAGCTACTCTTGAAGACCATGTAGAAGACGTATCCGAAGAAATTGACTCTTGGGTTAGCGATATAGAGAATTTAGACACAACCCCAAGTCCGCCGAGCTAGCTATATCAAACTACCATCGCAATCTTGCGGCCACGCCACCAAATGACTCCAACTGTGCGCCTGCTTCGCTTTCAGGAGAGAAAATCATCAATTCGGTTCCATAGTTTTCTACTTCATCCACGACCTCATCAATGAGATCCGTTTTCTCTTCCATGACCATCATTGTTTCTACACGGCCATTTCGTAGAGCACGAAGCACTTCATCTTCACCATATGTGGCAGTAGGACGGCTTTTCATCAAATCTTCCATGAAGCCATCCCAGGCTTTGCGTGCAGCATAGATTTCAGTTTCGTGGAGTACTCTGGAGGCTTCTTTCACTGCTTGTTGGAGTCCTGTCTCGTCTATCAGACCAACAGAGATTATGTTATCTACGACCTTCTCTCTCAATCGATAATCGAGATCCGACTTGTCCAGAAACTCTTGCGCTCGAATCGTATTCCCCCCCACAATTATTGCATCTACCTTGTCAAGTTTATCAAGCAGCATATTGTTGAGAAGTTCACCTACGTTTTTAAAGAACTCAAGCATCTTCTCTTCTCGAATACGTTGATACCGCTTTGCGCTCTGACCACCGGCTCGGGTTTTCCCTATGATGTAATAGTCTTCTTCTCTGACCAGCTCGATATGGTTCCCACGTAAATACCCCACCGCAACTTTTCCACCTTCAATAAGAACAATAACAACCAGGCTTTTTGGTTTCGTTATTTCCTCGAGCTCATCCAAGACAAATTCGCGTCCACAGATGTAGTCAAATTTTGAGATAGGGGAAGGTGGAACAATGATTTCTCGAATTTCCTCCTCGGTGCCACCTTCTCTCTTAATACCAAAGAAGAAAGCTATACCATTGTCCGGAATCTCACCTATGAGTGATAGCTCATTCAGCATAGCTGTAAGATTGTCTATTACATGCTTTCTATTCGTTTTGCTCTTGATATTCTCTGCCCCTGCAAGTTCCGACTTTACGAAATTTATCACATCGACCAAGCTCTTCTCGGGGGGAATATACAAGGTGGTAAAGGAGCTGTGCCTACCTTTCAGTTGTTTCAACTGCTCAACCTTCCGTTTGAGCTTAATTCGTTGGGGGTCCATCGTAAGCAAACACCTGCCATAGTTCCGAGTGCTCAGCGAGACTGTAAAGAAACAGAAGCCGTAAGCTACTCTTGAGCGTCGACTCTTCAGAGGATATTTGAAGTTTGTGCAACCGGTGCAGCTGTAAGGCCAAATAGCAGGAATGACGAAAATGATACAGAATCCTAAGTAACTGGAGCGGACAAAGCCCCTGCGGACCTGTGGGCCCATTGGGTACCCTAGGGGCGGCGATGCTGGCGGGGTAAGAGTGGAACACAGAAGTTTGCTCCGTTGGGTTCACTCACTTAAATACAAGAAACGGGTTATAGCAAGAATACCCTTGGCGACAGGTTAAAAAGGAAGAGGCTCCCTCAACTTTCAATACAGGTGAAGGCGGATGTGGCCACACCAATTTACGGCTCACTAGGAAATACTTTGTTTTCAGTATATATGCTGTTCTCCGACTCTCAGCACCTTCACCCAAAAATGGAGTCTTTGAAGTAGATGAATCCACAGCTTACCGAAGGAGAGCGTGAGGTGCTAAAGCAGCTCCTCGACCAGAAAAAGCCCATGTCTGTTAAGGAATTGAAGGAAGAATTACATAACGATGAGCAAAGGATAGCATCATTGCTCAGTTCGCTATCAGAACGGGGTCTTATTGATTTTAATATTGTAGAGGAAGCCAAATACACTCTCACAGAAGAAGGGGAAAAATACCAGGAAGGGGGATTGCCGGAAGTCAGGCTGACCAAAGCAGTAAACGAGCTGGGAGGGAAGGCCCCTTTTGATGACGCCATCCAAGAAGCTGACCTGGAAGGACGAACTAAAGGGATCGGCATAAGTTGGGCCAAGAAAAATGGGTGGCTTGAAATCATCAAAGAAGAGGGTGAAAATCTGTTCATTTCACTAGAGGATAATCCTAGCAGCCCAATGAGTGAGCTTCTCGAGAGGATGTCAAGTAACCAACCAATTACAGAAGACTCCCAAGATATCCTTCAGCAAGCAATTCAGAGAACACTGGTTGAAGAACACATAACGAAGAATTTCATCGGAGAAATTCCTAGCGGGAAACGTAAACAAGCAGAAGAAGCAATGTCCAAGCAGGCGGCAGGGATATCACTATTGACACCAGAGATACTGGCTGAGGGGATTTGGAAGGAAAGACCATTCAAACCTTTCAACATCGAAACAGAACCTGCCTTCGCCAGCTACGGAAAGAAGCACCCCTATCGAGAATTCAATGAATGGCTCAGAGAGATATTCCTAGGGCTTGGTTTCACTGAATGGTTCGGCCCGTATGTTGAGACTGAGTTTTGGAATAACGACGCATTGTTCGTTCCACAGGACCATGTTGCTCGGGAAGTGCAAGATCAATTCAGGATTACAGAGCCGTACAGTCATGGAGGCATTCTTGATGAAGAGTATTTCCAAGCAGTAAAATCCGAACACGAAGGTGAAGGTGCCACTGGTTCTAAGGGATGGGATTCACTGTTCAGCCGCGAAGTTTCAACCCGCCTATGTTTGCGATCCCATACAACACCTGTTTCGATACGATATCTTTGGGAACATCGAGAGCCGCCTCAAAAAATGTTCATCGTAGACCGCAATTTCCGAGCAGAGAAACTGAGTGCAAAACACGCCCAGGAATTCAATCAGTGTGATGGCATAATAATGGATGAAGGGTTGACCCTTCGAGATTTAATGGGGTTCATTGAAGAGATATGCCATCGTGTACGGATTGAGAAAGTGAAATTCAAACCCGGGCAATTCCCTTTCACAGAGCCAAGTATAGAAGGGTTCGCCAAACACGAGGAGCTTGGATGGATTGAGGTTGCGCCAGGGGGTATATTCAGACCAGAAGTCACACGGCCGCTTGGAATAGAGGAACCTGTTCTTGCGTGGGGTATTGGTTCTGGAAGGCTGTATATGGCAGCCATGGGAATCTCAGACATCCGCCAGCTCTATTCTAGGGACTTGGAATGGTTACGAAGAAACGTCTATGTGAGGTAGGATAAAAATGATTGTAGAATGCAGATTCAAGGTCCTCAAGGAACTCATTGGGAAGGATATGACAGTTGAAGAGCTTGAGGAAATCCTATTCTTGTTGAAAGCTGAGGTTGAATCTTTCGATGGCGAAGAAATGGAAATCGAAGTCAATCCAGATAGGCAGGACATGTTATCCCCGGAGGGCATCGCAAGAGCTGTGAAGTCCTTTGTAGGAATTTCACCAGGCCTGAGAGAATTTCCAGTAGAATCCTCTGGCAAGAAAATCGCTGTGGAGCCAGGGCTTGAATCAATACGGCAATTCATTGCATGCGGCATCGTGATGGATCTCGAAATTGATGACAGGCTCGTGAAAGATTATATGCATCTTCAGGAGAACCTTACAGCAACACATGGACGGAACAGGAAAAAGGCAAGCATAGGATTGTACGTCTATGATGATATCGAGTTCCCGGTGACCTATAAGCTTCAGAAACCAGAGGAGATCGAATTCGTTCCTCTAGGCCTTACAGACAAGATGGACGGACCAACAATTGTACAGGAGCATGAAAAAGGAATTGAATATGGTCCCATTATCTCTAATTTTGAAAAATGGCCGCTCCTAATTGATGCCGAAGGGAAAACCCTCAGTCTCCCTCCCATTATCAATAGTAACGATTTAGGAAGAATAACCGATGCAACTACTAGCGTCTTTGTTGAAGTAACAGGGACCCATAAGCCAACAGTAGACCAAGCATTGAACATAATGGTAACAGCTCTTGCAGAACGAAGGGGAAAAATAAAGTCGGTTGAGGTCAAGTATCCAAATGACGAAGCAATAGATACTCCCAACCTAGAACCGCAGAAGATGACATTAAGCAGAAGTAGTGTCATCAAACTCACAGGATTGGAACTCAACAACAAGGAAATTGTTTCGTCCCTTAATCGGATGGGACACAGCGCAACCGCTGTAGAAGATGGGGTTGATGTTCTCAGTCCTGCTTACAGAACAGACATTCTACACGAAGTTGATCTTATCGAAGATGTAGCAATTGGGTACGGATTTGATAGGATTGTGCCCACCATGCCAGAAACCATGACAGTCGGGAAACTGCTTCCAATTCGGAAGCTCAAGAATCGGGTCAGAGACCTTATGATCGGAATGAGATATCAAGAAATCATGAGCTATGTGATGAGTTCTCCCGAGGTCTTGAATGAAAAAGCTCTCAGGGATGCTGAGCTTGTGAAAACTGGGAACCCTAAGAGTAAGGATTTCTCTTGTCTCAGGAACTCACTGCTACCAATTCTTCTCGATTTTCTCTCCAAGAATCAGCATGCCGATTACCCTCAGCGAATATTCGAAGTGGGTGATGTGGTCGTGCCTAATGTGGATAACGAAACAAGAACAGAACAACCGCCGGAAGTATGTGGAATGCATACAGATATCCAAATCGATCTTACGAAATTGTTGAATCATCTAGGTTTCCTACTCAGAAATCTTGGTTTGGCCAATAGATTCGAATTCAAAGCAGTTCAAGATAACACGTTTATCGATGGAAGAGCTGGCAGCATAATGGTCGATAACGAAGTAATAGGATTGTTCGGTGAGATTCATCCAGAAGCTCTAGAAGCATTTGGAATCGGTACCCCCGTCATGGCGTTCGAGCTGCGCTTGCCCAGAACCGGCAAGTGGTAGTCCGCTTATAGTAGCAGCTCTATACACGGCATAACAGCCTCACAAGAATTATAAGAAATGTTATGAACCACTTGATTACCAGAATGAATTCTAAGGTGAGTCTCCTGAATGGCTCCTAATCAAAGCTCCTCCAAAACAGAAAATGACTCCAAGGCTGAAAATGACCTTGGAGAGTACAAATATCGACTTGTATTGCTAGGAGAAGCTGCGGTAGGCAAGACTTCCCTTCTCCGAAGATATACGGAGAACACGTTTAATCCCGATTATAAGCAGACAATCGGCACTACCTTCGCTGCAAAAGATGTTGCCATCGAAAATAATGAAGGGGAAACGACGGAAGTCCGCTTAGTAATTTGGGACATGGGCGGACAATCAACTTACAGGGAGCTCAGGCGACAGTACATGAAAGGAGCAGCTGGGGGAATCATCGTATACGACGTTACCAGGCCTGAAACATTCATGGCAATGAACAACTGGTTCGAATCATTCCGTGACATCTGTCCCAATTCACCCGTGGTAATCTGTGCAAACAAAATCGATTTGAAAGAAGAGAGAATGGTCCCAGTCGAACCTGGGATAATGCTGAGAGACTGGTTCCAAGCAGATTATTATGAAACATCAGCAAAAACGGGCGAAGCAGTTGATAGCGCTTTCCGGAGGGTTGCCAAGATTCTCGTTGATAGATTGAAGTCCGGGAAAGAACCAAAAATGTGACCCAGACGTAGACTGAACCGTAGATATCAATGCAGCAACTACTCTGATTCTTGTGAAGACTGAGAGAGGCAGCTTACGCCGGATGGTAATGGTCTATTTCGTCTCTCAGATCCCGTTTAATTTTGAGCACATCTCTTGCCTTGAGCTCATGGCGTTTCGAGTAGGTCTTGACAATACCAGCCCACTTATCTATAGTCACAAGAATCGGGTCCGAGGGTACAATTTTCTGGATACTGCTCTTTGTTTCTTCCATCACTTCAAGAACGTCACCAGCAATGCAGCCCATCTTCAACGAGTCAAGGATGTTTTCAAGTTCTTCTGCAATCTTCATACCTCTATCAGGAGAAAGCGATGAAGTACCCGCTGGGCTAGGCTTCTGAGGTTCCGCCTCTTGTTGGGCAGGAGCCGCAGGAGCTGCAGCTTGAGCGGGAGGCTGTTCGATTTTGGCTAGAAGCTGCTCTTCAAGGCCAGCAATGGAACTATTTACAGACTGTTCAAGATCTGCAAGCGAAGTGTCAACTGATTTCTCGACTTGTTTCATTGCATCATCAACAACTGCGCGGATTTGTTCCTGACTCAG
This genomic window from Candidatus Thorarchaeota archaeon contains:
- the prf1 gene encoding peptide chain release factor aRF-1 — its product is MDPQRIKLKRKVEQLKQLKGRHSSFTTLYIPPEKSLVDVINFVKSELAGAENIKSKTNRKHVIDNLTAMLNELSLIGEIPDNGIAFFFGIKREGGTEEEIREIIVPPSPISKFDYICGREFVLDELEEITKPKSLVVIVLIEGGKVAVGYLRGNHIELVREEDYYIIGKTRAGGQSAKRYQRIREEKMLEFFKNVGELLNNMLLDKLDKVDAIIVGGNTIRAQEFLDKSDLDYRLREKVVDNIISVGLIDETGLQQAVKEASRVLHETEIYAARKAWDGFMEDLMKSRPTATYGEDEVLRALRNGRVETMMVMEEKTDLIDEVVDEVENYGTELMIFSPESEAGAQLESFGGVAARLRW
- a CDS encoding phenylalanine--tRNA ligase subunit alpha, producing MNPQLTEGEREVLKQLLDQKKPMSVKELKEELHNDEQRIASLLSSLSERGLIDFNIVEEAKYTLTEEGEKYQEGGLPEVRLTKAVNELGGKAPFDDAIQEADLEGRTKGIGISWAKKNGWLEIIKEEGENLFISLEDNPSSPMSELLERMSSNQPITEDSQDILQQAIQRTLVEEHITKNFIGEIPSGKRKQAEEAMSKQAAGISLLTPEILAEGIWKERPFKPFNIETEPAFASYGKKHPYREFNEWLREIFLGLGFTEWFGPYVETEFWNNDALFVPQDHVAREVQDQFRITEPYSHGGILDEEYFQAVKSEHEGEGATGSKGWDSLFSREVSTRLCLRSHTTPVSIRYLWEHREPPQKMFIVDRNFRAEKLSAKHAQEFNQCDGIIMDEGLTLRDLMGFIEEICHRVRIEKVKFKPGQFPFTEPSIEGFAKHEELGWIEVAPGGIFRPEVTRPLGIEEPVLAWGIGSGRLYMAAMGISDIRQLYSRDLEWLRRNVYVR
- a CDS encoding phenylalanine--tRNA ligase subunit beta, which produces MIVECRFKVLKELIGKDMTVEELEEILFLLKAEVESFDGEEMEIEVNPDRQDMLSPEGIARAVKSFVGISPGLREFPVESSGKKIAVEPGLESIRQFIACGIVMDLEIDDRLVKDYMHLQENLTATHGRNRKKASIGLYVYDDIEFPVTYKLQKPEEIEFVPLGLTDKMDGPTIVQEHEKGIEYGPIISNFEKWPLLIDAEGKTLSLPPIINSNDLGRITDATTSVFVEVTGTHKPTVDQALNIMVTALAERRGKIKSVEVKYPNDEAIDTPNLEPQKMTLSRSSVIKLTGLELNNKEIVSSLNRMGHSATAVEDGVDVLSPAYRTDILHEVDLIEDVAIGYGFDRIVPTMPETMTVGKLLPIRKLKNRVRDLMIGMRYQEIMSYVMSSPEVLNEKALRDAELVKTGNPKSKDFSCLRNSLLPILLDFLSKNQHADYPQRIFEVGDVVVPNVDNETRTEQPPEVCGMHTDIQIDLTKLLNHLGFLLRNLGLANRFEFKAVQDNTFIDGRAGSIMVDNEVIGLFGEIHPEALEAFGIGTPVMAFELRLPRTGKW
- a CDS encoding GTP-binding protein, giving the protein MAPNQSSSKTENDSKAENDLGEYKYRLVLLGEAAVGKTSLLRRYTENTFNPDYKQTIGTTFAAKDVAIENNEGETTEVRLVIWDMGGQSTYRELRRQYMKGAAGGIIVYDVTRPETFMAMNNWFESFRDICPNSPVVICANKIDLKEERMVPVEPGIMLRDWFQADYYETSAKTGEAVDSAFRRVAKILVDRLKSGKEPKM